In Lacerta agilis isolate rLacAgi1 chromosome 8, rLacAgi1.pri, whole genome shotgun sequence, one genomic interval encodes:
- the LOC117052055 gene encoding LOW QUALITY PROTEIN: homeobox protein SIX5-like (The sequence of the model RefSeq protein was modified relative to this genomic sequence to represent the inferred CDS: inserted 3 bases in 2 codons) — protein MDLLAFSGSPSQERFGSRKAREDVGQGIANVAPVYSCPPRSWLALAAASLQADAYRVAPGAARCAKLWLKPHGHAQSRCHGTAQSRHTPVATSGLPQCAGGSSRPRARGRRRRRIGRGVRLLLLLQRGDRVRRDRSSALPALLGGAGLVRCARLCCRRGDPGRLGRFLGSLPPDAEAPCLEAXKAGESLAKARALLAFQRGDFAELYRLVQSRPFGAPHHPFLADLYLRARYREAEAARGRALGAVDKYRLAQEVPAAPAPSGDGEETVYCFKXRSRAALRDSYGRSRYPSPEQKRRLAQDTGLSLTQVSNWFKNDGSATAAEEERSRRRRRTPSKSESDGNPSTEDESSHGTEETETSMGISATPEGMPTPNSLFLPAACSSASSILLNGNFITASSPTMLLNGGSVIQTPSGGVILNGLALGDNQTITLSPVAAPSPPILLNGSCHLLGGKPPGPPGGQETPKALQEPLPPATVILSPAAALQGEVKSEAAEALAFGVEVKLEEGQVAAPPLLPAPDSATLLSNHKGPLLAAAAMPQVVPSNEEGPPAAQQLPPAPQPPATSSPQMVPLAKLVPGAQALPAPQVTAATVGGQVTQSSQTTTATPLLSMPGPSPTVLHVPAPSLVPIAQVSPPSQVVPLSQSVSGTQVLSPSQMVPVSPTQIYTVPQGTPAPQLVSLPQVAQGSQIISLPQVVPTSQVVTLQQGMGSPIQILTTGGAPIKVGAMAGAPQVAVSAGGSLGQSNMHLINANVGMTTLQLPGTAQGNILLTNPATGSSTIVTGMALQQGKLILTATFPAGMLMTPILSAQAAPTLALPIKQEVAAVMAPATLGSGEGGSVLLSGGVSVLPPGVSPLSAPDSTGPADLAFGTDSGQAGLLSNFSQQDGLAMSQQQVVWPVPVGMDLQGTGAEGLFEMDKNSMEVQGGLLRLPEGEGLLLDASGGDPMGPEALDSDEKVLTQLQSVPVEEPLDL, from the exons ATGGACCTGTTAGCTTTTTCTGGCTCTCCATCGCAAGAGAGATTCGGGAGCCGGAAAGCACGCGAGGACGTAGGCCAGGGCATCGCCAACGTGGCACCTGTGTACTCGTGCCCACCGAGGTCTTGGCTGGCACTCGCAGCTGCCTCCCTGCAGGCGGATG CATACAG agtggcacccggggcggcccggTGCGCCAAGCTGTGGCTGAAACCCCACGGACACGCCCAGTCACGGTGCCATGGCACAGCCCAGAGCCGCCACACGCCCGTGGCCACGTCGGGTTTACCTCAGTGCGCGGGCG GCTCCTCCCGGCCGAGAGCCAGAGGACGGCGGAGGAGGAGGATCGGGCGCGGCGtacggctgctgctgcttctccagcGCGGGGATCGCGTCCGGCGCGACCGATCCTCCGCGCTCCCCGCGCTTCTCGGCGGAGCAGGTCTCGTGCGTTGTGCGAGGCTCTGCTGCAGGCGGGGCGACCCCGGCCGGCTGGGCCGCTTCCTGGGCTCGCTGCCGCCCGACGCCGAGGCGCCGTGCCTGGAGGC CAAGGCGGGCGAGAGCCTGGCCAAGGCGCGCGCCCTGCTAGCCTTCCAGCGCGGCGACTTCGCCGAGCTGTACCGCCTGGTGCAGAGCCGGCCCTTCGGCGCGCCGCACCACCCGTTCCTTGCAGACCTGTACCTGCGCGCCCGCTACCGGGAGGCCGAGGCTGCCCGGGGCCGGGCTCTGGGCGCCGTCGACAAGTACCGGCTTGCGCAAGAAGTTCCCGCTGCCCCAGCACCATCTGGGGACGGCGAGGAGACGGTGTACTGCTTCA CGCGGTCGCGGGCAGCCCTGCGCGACTCGTACGGGCGCAGCCGCTACCCGAGCCCCGAGCAGAAGCGGCGCCTGGCCCAGGACACCGGCCTGTCGCTCACGCAGGTCAGCAACTGGTTCAAGAACGACGGCAGCGCGACCGCAGCGGAGGAGGAGAGGAGCCGGAGGAGGCGCCGCACGCCCAGCAAGAG CGAGTCTGACGGGAACCCCAGCACGGAGGACGAGTCCAGCCACGGCACCGAAGAAACCGAAACGTCCATGGGGATTTCTGCAACCCCCGAAGGGATGCCCACCCCCAACAGCCTGTTCCTGCCAGCCGCTTGCTCCAGCGCCTCTTCCATCCTCCTCAACGGCAACTTTATCACCGCTAGCTCCCCGACCATGCTGCTGAACGGCGGTTCCGTCATCCAGACCCCCAGCGGAGGCGTCATCCTGAACGGCTTGGCTCTCGGCGACAACCAAACCATCACCCTCAGCCCCGTGGCAGCGCCCAGCCCGCCCATCCTCCTCAACGGATCCTGTCACCTGCTGGGCGGCAAGCCCCCAGGCCCACCCGGTGGCCAGGAGACCCCCAAGGCTCTCCAGGAGCCCCTTCCTCCAGCCACCGTCATCCTCAGCCCGGCTGCCGCGCTCCAGGGGGAAGTGAAGTCGGAAGCGGCGGAGGCCCTGGCGTTTGGCGTCGAGGTCAAGCTGGAAGAGGGGCAGGTGGCCGCCCCACCCCTACTGCCCGCCCCCGACAGTGCCACGCTCCTCTCCAACCACAAGGGGCCCCTGCTGGCGGCAGCTGCCATGCCTCAAGTGGTCCCATCGAACGAAGAGGGCCCCCCGGCTGCGCAGCAGCTGCCCCCAGCACCCCAGCCACCAGCCACATCCAGTCCTCAGATGGTTCCTCTGGCCAAGTTGGTCCCCGGTGCCCAAGCCCTGCCAGCTCCCCAGGTGACCGCAGCCACGGTCGGTGGGCAGGTGACCCAGTCTTCCCAGACTACCACAGCCACGCCGCTGCTTTCCATGCCAGGCCCCTCGCCCACTGTTCTCCACGTCCCTGCCCCATCCCTGGTCCCCATCGCCCAAGTCTCACCCCCTTCCCAGGTGGTGCCACTCTCCCAGTCTGTCTCTGGGACCCAGGTGCTCTCCCCGTCCCAAATGGTGCCCGTGTCCCCGACGCAGATCTACACCGTCCCCCAGGGGACCCCTGCCCCCCAGCTCGTCTCACTCCCCCAAGTGGCCCAGGGCTCCCAGATTATCTCTCTGCCCCAAGTTGTGCCCACCTCCCAGGTGGTCACCCTGCAGCAGGGCATGGGCAGCCCCATCCAAATCCTGACCACCGGCGGGGCCCCCATCAAAGTGGGGGCCATGGCAGGGGCTCCGCAGGTGGCTGTGTCGGCGGGAGGAAGCCTTGGCCAGAGCAACATGCACCTCATCAACGCCAACGTGGGCATGACCACGCTGCAGCTCCCGGGCACCGCGCAAG GCAACATCCTCCTGACCAACCCGGCAACAGGGAGCAGCACCATCGTCACTGGAATGGCCCTGCAGCAGGGGAAGCTGATCCTGACGGCCACTTTCCCAGCTGGCATGCTGATGACGCCCATCCTCTCAGCCCAGGCCGCCCCgactctggccctgcccatcaagCAGGAAGTGGCGGCCGTGATGGCGCCGGCAACTCTGGGGAGCGGCGAAGGCGGCAGCGTGTTGCTCTCGGGGGGCGTTTCCGTGCTCCCTCCTGGAGTTTCCCCACTCTCGGCACCCGACAGCACCGGGCCGGCCGACTTGGCTTTTGGCACGGACTCTGGCCAAGCTGGCCTCCTTTCAAACTTCTCCCAGCAGGACGGCCTGGCCATGTCTCAGCAGCAGGTGGTTTGGCCCGTCCCGGTGGGCATGGACCTCCAAGGGACCGGCGCCGAGGGGCTGTTTGAGATGGACAAGAACTCTATGGAGGTGCAGGGCGGCCTTCTGCGTCTCCCGGAGGGAGAGGGCCTCTTGCTGGATGCCTCCGGGGGCGACCCGATGGGCCCCGAGGCTCTGGACTCAGACGAGAAGGTGCTAACCCAGCTGCAGTCTGTGCCGGTGGAGGAGCCTCTGGACTTGTAA